One genomic window of Aricia agestis chromosome 7, ilAriAges1.1, whole genome shotgun sequence includes the following:
- the LOC121728782 gene encoding COP1-interactive protein 1-like, with amino-acid sequence MASVKPSNEKPGPRLVPRPTTASAARAARNAHRMPAATPRQSPIRPAAVTPVAVVEVKKEVVVNDTEKHHDQEAAELQQPQRLNIDGDLQNVYCTKQNEFHQLKKELDLKQQSVLQVFDTLRRLQERMQEDGIQVRESVSQELIIFNVGDWTTQEISQMCRDAEGSAGDRAQMFNKVNPIDDATIAALETEARKVPEYFAELCFKAFTVRQEVIDWMKDLAEKNEIPSDVVKERISQYNLEGLRLYEILEKTKTESKNTMDSFTSLTKQFCQDRSTLIRVEESLVRELARLKQAQEPTEVAHAIEEARQELEKERTAKSQLKEKLATTETQLRYARTRVTQMDKQLKEAEASIASLTATVKSLEDKSRQKEISLEARARKLKESLKTGEVTSSQLLQQKNGLQTELHELKENLKIKENQYKSRIEELNEKFEKAMASLEHEQELLQRERNVKDKLAAELNMSQNVIEELQNKICDLESKHNIDLPTEREMDLFSELSAVKETLRIAEDEILACKNEKIRFLERLTKETDSDDKIGAQQKLAAELMSKEEIISNMQIQIRELIKNVKLNEKKVAQYAQYVHELHSRAAVNSPESPDTNAYQDIQNEVMDLKMHLLEVSTRNEELLERLTEKDQLLQQQEKTARAQAKVIKVLKNKETEQSSKLVALQQDLERRMKIVDNVNKQIEAKANEIEELFSTLESKQQLINRLEKIVLELEGQQRRSQAQRTRHEEKIAVLEHELAEGARRERKFLFF; translated from the exons ATGGCTAGTGTAAAGCCGTCAAATGAAAAACCAG GTCCTCGCCTGGTCCCTCGGCCGACCACCGCgagcgccgcccgcgccgcccgcaaTGCTCATCGCATGCCGGCAGCCACCCCGCGGCAGTCGCCCATACGACCAGCTGCCGTCACACCTGTCGCTGTG GTAGAAGTTAAGAAAGAAGTGGTAGTAAATGATACAGAGAAACATCATGATCAAGAGGCAGCTGAG CTGCAGCAACCACAGCGCCTGAATATCGATGGTGATCTGCAAAATGTGTATTGCACAAAACAAAACGAATTCCATCAATTGAAGAAGGAATTAGACCTAAAACAA CAATCAGTACTACAAGTATTCGATACGTTAAGACGCTTACAAGAGCGTATGCAGGAAGACGGGATTCAAGTACGAGAAAGCGTTTCTcaagaattaataatatttaatgtcgGTGATTGGACCACACAGGAAATTTCACAGATGTGCAGAGACGCAGAGGGCTCTGCCGGGGATCGAGCTCAAATGTTCAATAAAGTTAATCCAATTG ACGATGCCACGATAGCAGCACTAGAGACGGAAGCGAGGAAGGTTCCCGAATATTTTGCAGAACTGTGCTTCAAAGCGTTCACAGTGCGTCAAGAAGTCATAGATTGGATGAAAGATCTCGCTGAAAAAAAC gaaATTCCAAGTGATGTTGTAAAGGAACGCATAAGTCAGTACAACCTCGAGGGACTCCGTCTGTATGAGATTTTGGAGAAAACTAAGACCGAGTCGAAAAATACAATGGACTCGTTCACTTCGTTGACCAA aCAATTTTGTCAAGACAGATCAACCTTGATAAGGGTAGAAGAATCACTAGTCCGTGAACTCGCCCGACTAAAACAAGCTCAGGAACCTACTGAAGTTGCGCATGCGATTGAG GAAGCTCGTCAAGAGCTAGAAAAAGAGAGAACTGCAAAATCAcagttaaaagaaaaactagCGACTACCGAGACGCAGCTGCGGTACGCGCGGACACGAGTCACTCAAATGGACAAACAGCTGAAGGAAGCAGAAGCTAGCATAGCCAGTTTGACTGCAACCGTCAAATCTTTAGAAGATaag AGTCGCCAAAAAGAAATAAGTTTAGAAGCGAGAGCACGAAAGTTAAAAGAATCGCTTAAGACGGGAGAGGTGACGAGCAGCCAACTATTACAGCAAAAGAATGGACTACAAACAGA gTTACACGAATTAAAAGAAAAcctgaaaataaaagaaaatcaataTAAATCGCGAATCGAGGaactaaatgaaaaatttgaGAAGGCGATGGCTTCACTTGAACACGAGCAGGAGCTTTTACAGAGAGAAAGAAATGTAAAAGACAAATTAGCAGCAGAATTAAATATGAGTCAAAACGTGATTGAAGAACTTCAAAACAAAATTTGTGATCTAGAAAGTAAACATAACATAG ATTTACCTACAGAACGAGAAATGGATCTGTTTTCTGAACTTAGTGCAGTTAAAGAAACTCTTCGCATTGCTGAAGACGAGATCTTAGCTTGTAAAAATGAGAAAATACGGTTCTTGGAAAGACTGACAAAGGAAACG GATTCAGATGACAAAATTGGTGCGCAACAAAAACTGGCTGCAGAATTGATGAGCAAGGAGGAAATAATTAGCAATATGCAGATTCAGATAAGAGAGTTGATAAAAAACGTTAAACTAAA CGAAAAGAAGGTGGCCCAGTATGCACAATACGTGCATGAATTACATAGTCGTGCTGCTGTCAATTCTCCAGAATCGCCTGACACAAACGCATATCAAGATATACAAAATGAG GTTATGGATCTGAAAATGCATCTCCTTGAAGTTTCAACCCGAAACGAAGAATTGTTAGAAAGGCTGACGGAGAAAGATCAGCTGTTGCAGCAGCAAGAAAAAACAGCACGCGCTCAAGCGAAAGTTATAAAG gtACTAAAAAATAAGGAAACTGAGCAGAGTAGCAAGCTGGTAGCTTTGCAACAGGACCTCGAGCGCAGAATGAAAATCGTTGATAAT